The genomic window CTTTTTATAACCACATACCATTTCCCATTTCTATATACACCTTTGCCTTCTGCTCCCTGTATATCCTTCCACGTGGAAGATCCATAGCCCTCTGCTACCACCTCCCTTACCGGTGTGTTAAAGGTGTTCTTTCTGAAAACCTTTTCACCCCCTATATAGTTCAGAGCATACTGATTAGCCCAGTTCTCAGGGTACTTATATGGTGGGTCTGCATGGGGATACCAGTCGTAAGCATAATTAGGGTATATCTTGGCGGTATCAGAATAGCCCTTTTCTATATTCTCTTGTCTGAAGGCTGCCCAGTGTAGTATTAAGACCCTCTGTCCCTTGTCTCCCATAGTTATTGGAACATCTGCGGATGGCCTGTAAGGAATTTGAATTGCTACCGCATCAGAGAATTTACCTATTAAGTGAAACCTATCTTCGGTTTTATCGGACCAAACTAAATGGAAAGCTATGTTTTTACCATCATTAAGACATTTGACAGAAATACTCGTTATTGAGGGCTTAAGTTCCATTGGAGGCACAACCGCCTGACCACTGAGAGAAATATCTACAGGCTTGATATTTGTCCACGCCTTATCAAGCGGGTCCAGTGGAAGGCTTTTTACTCTTTTGCATACTATCTCTTGAGAAAAAACAACACCTGAAAGCACAAGTCCTAAAATTAAAGCTCCTGTATATCTCATGGCTAACCTCCTCCTTAAGGTATATCTTGTCTTACTACATCTAACTTTTCATCCTTGTGAGGTCTGTGTTGGATAGGCTCAACAATAGGAACTCTGACTATCTCCTTTCCTACCTCATCGTATGCTATAACTTCATTACCAACTACTTTGAAGGTATGAGGTATCCTTGGAGTTGAACCAAAAAGGTGCAAAAGTGCCTGAAGCTCTGGCTCTTTGCCTTCTCTCATAGCCATATAGGTCTTTACTGCGTGCTCCGCACCAGGTCCAAACATCTGTTTTAGGAAACTTAGAGGGACATTTATGGGTGGAATATAGTAAACATTAGGCTCAAGACCGCTTTGAGGATAGAGCGGTAGGGCAACCTTTTTTACATGAACCAGAAAGTCTATAGGGTTATCAGGTTTTGCATTTTCAGGTGGGTTTATAAAGCCCATAAGCCTTATCTTACCTATACAGGTTATAACGCACTGAGGCTGGTAGCCATCTTCTACCCTTGGAAAACATCCAATGCACTTTTGGGAAATTCTTGCTACAAAGTTGAAGTGTGTTTTCTTGTAGGGACAGGCTCTTATGCATTCTTGATAACCTTCACATCTTTCTGGGTCTATAAGTACAATACCGTCTTCCTCCCTCTTATATATTGCCTGTCTTGGACAGGCGGCGACGCATGCGGGGTACGTGCAATGATTGCATATTCTTGGAAGGTAGAACATCCATATTGGATGGGGAAGATTTTCAAGGACAGTTCCCACATCAACAGGTTCATTAACCTCATCCTCACCTACATTTGGATACATCCAGTCAAGTTCATCTGGCTTCCATCCAAGGACCACTTCCCCCTCTGGTGCATCGAAAACCGTTTTCTTATTGCCATCAAGAAGTTCGAGAAGCTTTATGTCCCAACCAAGTGGATAAAAGCCCCAGGGCTTTGTCTCTACATTGTTCCAAAGCATGTACTCTTGACCTCTTCCCGGAGTCCATGTAGTTTTACAGGCAACAGTGCATGTCTGACAGGCTATGCATTTGTTAAGGTCCATAACCACGGCGAACTGCTTTTGGGGTCTCTTAGGCTCGTAGGGATAGTTAACTTCCCTTCCAAGTTGCCAATTGTAGGCTTTATATACCATGGCTCACCTCCTTTTAAATAAACTTACCTTGCAGATACTTCTTAAGAGCTTCTGAAGCAGTTGTGGGTCTAAAGCCCAGTCTTACCGGCCTCCACAGCCCCTTACCACCTATTCCACCATCCTCCGCCTTGCTTATCTTACAGAAGCCCTCTCTTGGAGCACCTATAAGTCCATGCACGTCAAGCTCAAAGCCCTTTCCTATTATCTGACCCATAAGGTTCTTCCTTATCAAAGTATCAGTCTGGTATGTAGGCTTGAACCATCCCCTTGTAACAGACTGATGGCTTCCGCGCCTGTAGAGGGACTGGTAGTTAGTATCTGGGTTCTTTGCCATACCGTCTTTTCTTGCCTTTGTCCCCCTTACAGTTCCGTGAGATGAGCCATACATGTTGAACCATATCTTGGCACACCCCGGTGGTGTATTGTTAGAAGCGCGTGCCCTAAGAAGCAGTCTGCCAACCTCGTAATCTTCTTTTCTTTTCTGCCAACCTTCAAAAGGTCTATCCTGAGGGTCTGCATCCACGTAGACGTAATCACCATCCTGTATACCCATTTTCTGAAGGTCCTTAGGGTTTATGTCTATGTATGCTTCAGAAATAAAGGGCATCCGCTTGTCATGTCTGTATATGTCCCCAAAGGGTCCAAAAAGAAGCGTAGTTACGTCCGTATCCCCTGTAGTTGTATGTGCTGCATGTCTATATTTGGGTGTATGAACTATGTGGCTTGCTCCTACGGTTACTATGAGTGGATGCTTTGTTCCGGGTAGCTTTTCTGGTTCTATAAGTACATTCCTTGCCTGACGCCATTCTGTGTTTATAAGAGCGTCTTTACTGCTTATTCCATAATCCTCTGGCTTCTTAGGTTTTAGAAGTGGATGCGGTTTTGCCACGATTACATTGGGTT from Hydrogenobacter sp. T-8 includes these protein-coding regions:
- a CDS encoding ethylbenzene dehydrogenase-related protein, with amino-acid sequence MRYTGALILGLVLSGVVFSQEIVCKRVKSLPLDPLDKAWTNIKPVDISLSGQAVVPPMELKPSITSISVKCLNDGKNIAFHLVWSDKTEDRFHLIGKFSDAVAIQIPYRPSADVPITMGDKGQRVLILHWAAFRQENIEKGYSDTAKIYPNYAYDWYPHADPPYKYPENWANQYALNYIGGEKVFRKNTFNTPVREVVAEGYGSSTWKDIQGAEGKGVYRNGKWYVVIKRAFVEESTSNPEWGPGKETFVSFAVWDGSNGEVGARKSLSYSWIKLRIE
- the narH gene encoding dissimilatory nitrate reductase subunit NarG → MVYKAYNWQLGREVNYPYEPKRPQKQFAVVMDLNKCIACQTCTVACKTTWTPGRGQEYMLWNNVETKPWGFYPLGWDIKLLELLDGNKKTVFDAPEGEVVLGWKPDELDWMYPNVGEDEVNEPVDVGTVLENLPHPIWMFYLPRICNHCTYPACVAACPRQAIYKREEDGIVLIDPERCEGYQECIRACPYKKTHFNFVARISQKCIGCFPRVEDGYQPQCVITCIGKIRLMGFINPPENAKPDNPIDFLVHVKKVALPLYPQSGLEPNVYYIPPINVPLSFLKQMFGPGAEHAVKTYMAMREGKEPELQALLHLFGSTPRIPHTFKVVGNEVIAYDEVGKEIVRVPIVEPIQHRPHKDEKLDVVRQDIP